The Oncorhynchus mykiss isolate Arlee chromosome 14, USDA_OmykA_1.1, whole genome shotgun sequence genome segment TTGGGGGGCTCTACGTGGGGGAGAGAAAAATGAAATTTtagagttaatttcctgcaattctacacattttgccatgcagGGGAGAGGCTTATGCCTGGCCCTGAATGTCCATActgtatctgtctctcctctctcctacacacacacacactccctctcacacactctctcgaTGTGCCTCAGTGCCTTACTGAGTGAGCCGTTCGTTCACAGCACATGAGCTCCACTCTAAGCTGCTCTACCTGCTGAGTGCCCACACATTGGATTAAGGCCGCTGCCTGTCTGGCTGGGACTCTCACTCACGTACCTACTGTAAGGGTGTGTCAAGGACGGGGCTGCATATACATCTGCGTCAGTCAAATCACCCAACCATTACTAGGACTGCAACAACAAGGCAGGGCCTCATGGTCAGCCAGTCTTTCTAACATTGTTCTGGGCTACAACAGTCATCAAAATGGCCAATTTGTGAGGAAAGTTGCGAAAAACACAGTAATTATAAACTCACATCTCTGAATTTGTTCCAATATCTGTCCTTGTCGTATTGAGACACGGTGCTGAGCCATTTGTCGTTGTCCAACGCGTGGCCAATGTTTTTGTTACCAACCACCGTTCCCCCGCGCCTGCCCTCTGCGCGCAGCAAGAGAGCCGCGAAAGGCAGCAGACAGAAAAGCATCGTCTGAAAAAAAGAGAGATGAGgaaagagaaaatgagagagaaagtgacatTGAGAACAAGAGATATTAAGACAGCAAGGGAGGTAAATGAGCCTGCTGCCTTGATGCGCATGATGTGGACTAGGAATAATTGTTCATACAAGTACGCACCAACATGTAGGTTAATTCACCTGCACTTTGTCATggattgaaaatgtatttaatgatGCAGATATGTCAGCATCAAAATGGACAAGGACATGATGTTATTCAATCTATTAGGTTGGATTAATTTGATTGAGTAAATACTGGAGATTGCCTCTTATGAAATTGCTGCTCCTCCTAAGCTGATTATAAACATTTGGAGACATATTGCATTTGCACACCGTGGCAGATGGAGCACGGGAAACCGATTAGCTCGTGAGGCTCTCAGACGGTCTAAACAGGCAATTACCGTCTACTTGGAGCGCGcgcctctctcatctccttttaCCAAAGCGGGAGTGAACCACAAATACGTAGACTACAtaactctctcccttcccttatCATATACATACACATCTGTCTTCACCGGTCCTAGCTCACAAACGCACCCCGTTCTTCCATCCACCTACCTCAATTAGCTTGTGTCCAGCTCCTGGGAAAAGAGGTATAGGGTGGGACGTTTCTGCTGCTGTCAGTTAGACGTTTTTTTTCTCGGTCAGACTGTAGAGTAGCCTAATTATCCACGGGACCTCCGGTAGCTCTGAACTCCGCTGTAATACTGACCGCGACCAGGAGCAGCAGGAACAAGCCTCGTCAGaactgtctctctcccaccctcgGTAACTTCCGCTCAGACTCCGCCTCTCTGAtagcggtctctctctctctttcccaatcGCTTCCCCGCTCACTCCTTTACCCtcctctatacctccctccccatgtctccctcccttcttccctctctctttctctttgcagTGCAGAGAGCTGGTGTGTCATTGATTTACAACGGGGGGAATGGTGCATTCACACGGGAATAAGCGAATGTTTGTTGTTTCAAGGCGAAATTTCCAGGTGATACTACGGCCAATAAGACGGATATTTTGGGGGGTGATGGATTATTTTTGTACTTTCATGATTGATATAGTCCTACACACTTTTTATTTATAGTTATTATCCCGAGATAACTTTTATGGTCATCAAAATGCAAGCCGAGTAAAGCCTAGGCAGTCTCTTTAGAATGCACGTTTGAGTATAGTCCTATAGCGTATGGCAGTGTTAGGCCACACTAAACGTTAAGGCTTCTATAGAATTGAGCAATGTGAAAATGTCTGTCACTTACAATAATGTTTATTTTctgctataggcctatttcatATAGCCTCCCATTTCAATATGGCCTGTGCGCGTCGCCTGTGCGCAGACTGGCGAGCGCTGTTCTTTCAGCACAGCTTTCCTTTCAGAACCACGCGCCGCGCACGATGTCActgggagcagagaggaggaacTCGACTGGGGAAAAACAAAACGGTAAAGCCGACACCCCACCAATTCAAATCTAGACCTCGAAGCATGTTCCACTGTTCCTTTTCCTtcttcccctcttatcagggactgatttagacatgGGACTCCAAGTGGGtgaaattaattatcaggtagaacagaaaaccagtaggGTCTGTCATAGCAGCCAAAGAACAATGGGTCCGAAAGAAAGCGTTTCTCTTTCACGCCTACGTGGCCTGCGGTGTAAGTGACACGGTCTTTCTAAtcttttttattgaacctttatttaactaggcaagtcagttaagaacttaagaacattcatatttacaatgataaCCTACTCCGGCCAAACACGAACGACGCTGGGggaattgtgcgccgccctatgggactcccggatgtgatacagcctggtttcgaaccaggtactgtacGCCATATTGAGATACCATGCAGGCTAGGGACACGTCAGAAGTGATCTAGGGATAACAACTATAGAGAAAAAGTGTGTAGGACTATATTAATCATGAAAGTACCAAATAATCCATCACCCCCAAAAATATCCTTCTTGTTGGCCGTAGTATCACCTGGAAATGTCGCCTTGAAacacgcctcttgcactgaaatgcagtgccttaaaccactgcTCCACTCCGTAGTCAAAATAAGCGGGGATCATCTCTCCTAACCCCGTCCCCCCACATCCTCTCTCGTCTCTTCTGGCTCTAGGACCAGGCAAGGccgacatatctgcactctgagTGGATACGGAGTGGCTGTCACTCCCCGGGGCTATTTTCATCTGGTGCGCAGTGTGACTGATGATACATGCGACGGCAGCGCCACTGGTGCGATGAGCAGCAACCAGCCTGATTtggaagtgtaaaaaaaaaaaaaagtggtgcTTTTTTGCTTTGCTCTGATTTCTATAGGTCTTGTTTTTATCGTTATGCGAAATGTTTATCAAAGCCACGTGCAGATAGACTTATTGAAAAATGGCAAGATAATTCTCACTTAAAATTACACAAAATAATTTCGTTTTGGTATGATTAAACGCGTCAATCTAGTCTAGCAATGTCGTTTATACTCGGTCGTTGGCCCCCAGAGGCCTACGTGATCCCACCTAATTACCAATATTCTAAATAAATGAGAAACGACTCAAATACGGAGGCAATGGCTTCACGCCTGCTAACGGCTGATAAATGTAATTGGAACTTTTAGATGTGCGCTCAGGTGAGGAGAAACAATATTGAAAGGCGTTTCACATTACTCACGAGAATAAATCCCGTTGGGCTagaattgttaaaaaaaaaaaaattatctgaATGTTCATATAACATCAACCCAACTCCTGGCATTCCATCTAGCTCTATTTAATGTCGTTGCTGGTTGATTTCATTCTAAAATTGACGTATAATTAATTAGGCCGACTGACGCAATAATGAGGGGTGGAGAACGTGACTTGAacctataaaataaaataaacacactgTTTGTGACGTCAGTGCCATCTAGCGATGGACCTCTAACTTATTGGAACAATATACATGTTTtacttatttattatttaactaggcaagtcagtgaacaAATCATTATTTTACAATGACCTACAAAATATATTTGAGTCAATGTAGTAACATACAGGTCATTCTAACGAAGGTTTTAATTCAGATCAATTGGTTTCCCGAAACATATTGGTTAAGTCCTCAGGTGGAAAAAAAAAGAGGCGGCATGTTTTTGGAAACCTTTAATAATCATCTCCAAATAATATAATCATACATTCTAATTTTTCCCTTGTAGGTTTATGTACAATGCATATATGTGGTTAACAGTGGACTTCAACCCGCAACACATAGAGTAGAGGAACACAGGCTTGCATAAGGCACTATCTGGGGAGAAGAGAGGCCAATAGAGAAGAGAGAATGTCTGTGACAGTCCACACAGTCACATAGTTTGTATGAATGCTCAGCGTTCCTTTAGACAATACTGGAGTCTTCCCAATGCTAGGGTCCCTCTGGTCTCGAGGTTGTTGGGGACAGGCTTTGGGTAAAGGCTGCTGGTGTAGGGCATGGCAGTAGGATCAAATTGCCCCTAGACACGGATCTAAAGTCATTTCTGGGTTTGCCACCAAGGTTAGGATATGTGGAAGCCAATCTGATCATGGATCTGTTTTTTACAGGCAGTTCTACCCAGGTTGGGTCATGTTGTGTGGGGTTCACCAGTGGTTTCTTTGAGCAGCGGTGTCCTCATCTATGATTCGTGGGAGCCGGCCACTTGCCCCACCTTCTAGGTAGCCTGGCTTCACAGCAGGCGTCTCGGACAGTTTCCGTTTACTTTTGTTTAGGTCTGGATGtatggatggagagaagagagagagagagatgttctaTACATAAGGTGTCCTCATTAAAGTGGATTGGTTTTATATGGTGTTTACTGATCACTCACCTGAGATGGCCAGTAGCATCTTCCTTCTCGCTCCAAACGTGGACACTCCCACCTCTTTCAGATCCTCGTCAGACAGAGTCAGGAAAGTCTGGAAATCAATCTGCAGAAATAGGGGCATGAAAACACAGTTTCTCAGACAGCACATAGACGACTGGATGCTCATTAAGTCCTCCTCTGTGCCACTGAAAACATCTTAGTCGGCCCTGCCTATGTAGGCTACTTCAACAGATAGAGGAATGACCTGTTTCTCTGTGAATGTGTTACTCCTATGCCCCAGGGGGCGCTAGTTGTCTAACTGTACCTCTTGCTGTTGGAACACGTCGATGTACTTCCCCATACCGAGCTGGCTCAGGAGCTCTGGGAGATCGTCCGTAGGCTGGGGGGAGGAGCTAAGCTGGCTAGCAGTCAACGCCCTCACAGAGGACATGCACTCAAAGTAGTTACTGCAGCTCAGGAAGCTCTCCgctaggggtcagaggtcaaaggTGAAGAGGTCAGGGAGGAATGTGGAGAGTAGGGGAGTGACAGAAGGAAGAGTTACGACAGAAAGCATAAAGTCTCACATCTTTCTATAGCTCTCAGATTGAAGACATTTAAAGCACATCTTTGATACTGACTACATTGAAGATCAGGCAGACATTGGAATTGCATTTCTTTCAAAGTTCTCTTTGTAGACACACCCTCTCTGTTAGAGACACACAAAGAAACGTACAGGTTTTATCGTTTCGGGGTCTGTTTGTTGAAGACGCAAATGCCGGGAAGGACGAcgtggaggagaaggaagaggagaagttagagggggaggaagaggaggaggaagatggagaagGGAAAATGGGGGAGGATGATCCACGTCTGTCACGCCAGTTCTCTGAATTACTGCCATTGGACACTTTCTCCTTCACATTCTGCGGGCCCCATGTCtacatgtggagagagagagagagagagagagagagagagagagagagagagagagagagagagagagagagagagagagagagagagagagagagagagagagagagagagagagagagagagagagagagagagagagagagagagagagagagagagagagagagagagagagagagagagagagagagagagagagagagagagagagagagagagagagagagagagagagagagagagagagagagagagagagagagagagagagagagagagagagagagagagagagagagagagagagagagagagagagagagagagagagagagagagagagagagagagaatagtgggagagaggatgggggagagatggggtttAATTGCATATATTCCACTTGTTTATACTCCCTTTGCTTTGTTCCTCACTTTTCCTccaaccccctctctcactcactctctccttctctttccctccctgagGATGAGTGGATGAGACAGGGTGGTAATTGGTGCTCACAGTTTCTCTCCGGCTCTTGGCATTTCTCAGTGCAGGAAAACCAATCGAGCCAAGTAACACTGAGAATAATCATATTCCTAAACAAACTCTCACCCAGCTCAATGCCTCTCCAAGCTCGCAACAAAAAAATAATCAGGCGGAACACAGATACGCACTCCTAAATCCCCTAGCGCAGAACAACACAGAAGTCATCAGACAGTTCCCACTCGTATCTGTTAACCCAAATTAGCGTGGTGTTCAGTGGCTGTCCACAGAGCATTTAGCGAGGCCAGCTGCTTGACGGCTGATAAACCAAGAGGACAGGTCACCAATACAGCCCATTGAAAATGGATCGTTGGTTGTTGTAAAAGCAGGTCAGATGATAACCCTAGTACAGGTGAAATAGCATCACAGGTGATGCTGGTTTAATGCTGGTTTAAACCCTTTGGCCAATTTCTGCCCAGGTAAGCTAATAGTAGCTAGTAAGGTGAGCTGTTGCTATCCAGGGTTTGTCAGGTAGGGTTTATAGGGATTCTAAGTACAGGTAAGATATTAGCAGTTGTACCTGTTGTTGTTGGCCAGTGTTTGCCAGGTAAGGTTTGTAGCTGCGTCGGCTGACGTTGCGTAGCTCCTTAACAGCCTCGGCAGGCATGGACTTAGAGAAGCCCAGACCACTCCAGGTATCAGTGGGGGTCCGAACCTCTGTCACCACCGGATTCCTCTGCATGGCTGGGAGAGTGGAGATaaaatacatcacacacacacacacacacgcgtagaCTGCGTTAACACAGGACGCCCCATTCAGATTTTTTAAGTTATAGCCTCGAGTAGTCTCCCATTTCAATATAAAGTTATTGGCTCAAGATCTGATCTGATTGTTCAAATGACCAGTTATTGGCCAAATATCAGAATTagactgcctgtgtaaacgcagccatagacAGATCCGATAGACACagacaaaaacataaacacacacataacttACTCTGAGAAACATAAACACCAAGTTATAAATATAAATCACTCACAAGCAGACACAGTGGTTTAATTGGTAAGCCGTGGCTGTCAGGTGTTGAataatgcagacagagaacagTGTTTAATTGTATTTCATTTAAGTGTTTAATTGCACTGATACATAATACTTAATGAAGAATCTCATAGGCATAGACGCTAAACACATTGAAATTAGTGTGAGAGTGTGTATTACAGGATCCATGTAGGAGTGTGtgatgtgtaaaaaaaaacacggcgtgtgtgtgtgtgtgtgtgtgtgtgtgtgtgtgtgtgtctagctcTCATAGATAGACACATGAGTATCGTAATGACCACGAGGCAGATGGCTCATTCAAACTGCTAATTCATAATCCCATAAAGCAACACTGAGGGAATTTAGAACCATTTGGCTAAAGATCCTCAAAATATCCCTCATTCTGAATGatggtaaagaaagagagagagagagagagagagagagtgtgtgtgtgtgtgtgtgtgtgtgtgtgtgtgtgcatgtgtgagcgtGTGGTTGTGTGGCTGAGACAGTGTATCAGACACCAGAGTGTGTACATTCAGTGGGAGTAGCAATGATCCTCTATCTAACTTTGGCACGGCGCAGCCCATAAGTGCATCCCCTCCATCACCTCTCTGGCAATGTGCAGCACGTAAataggtcctctctctctctcaaggctCTGGCTCATTAATGGGTTCCCTCCGTCACTGATCTGAATAACAAACACGAGCTACCTCATCTCTCAATAACAGACAGTGGCAAGTGACCCATGCCAGTGACATGTGATGAAAGCTCATTAGTCCTGGTGCAGCTGCTAAATGAGTCCCTCTTGGTAGGACTCCTCTGCAGGTCCAAAAATACCTTTCTGTGTGACTGAACCCTGGACAAACCAAAATGATGTTTTTAATGAGCTGGGCTTCTGATCACACAACAAGGCAGAAGCATTTAGAAAAGGTCTAACCTCTAGTTGCCAGCAGTTTCTTCATCTCATAGTCataatcctgcagaaacaggaGAAGGCCAGTAAAATCAAGGAGAAAAATGCAGTTTTGTTGTTCTGTAAATGatgtgtcctgggggggggggggggtgggggggtttactgagagaacagaacagaagatgaCTTGACCTAGCGCATCCTGCCATTACCGCGGAGATAAACATGTTATCCCCATGGTAACCTTTGGTTCAGGGGCACCAAGTGGACAAATTAGGGCAAAAACAACAACTACCACATACACACAATCTTCAAATGAGATTTTGTAAGACTGAAAGAAAGAGGTCAGATCAATTGATGAGACAGTCTACAAGACACACCGTGTGACATATGCTCCTCCATATTTCTCAttcaggatttaaaaaaaagttctAGCTGCTACAAACCTGTTAATAAATCATTTGAAATCAGAGGGAGTCTCACCTCGTTCCTCGACACGTCAGTGAGAGTGTCATGATTCGGAGTCAAATCCCTCATCAGGCTGTTCCGTCTAGtgtcactcctctctcccccaatTTCTCGCAGGCTGTTCCGTCTACTAtcacccctccccccctccatctctctcaggctGTTGTGTCTCTCACTCcgtcctccctccttctctccgtcCAGCAGTCTGCAACAGAGCAGCGGCAGTGAGACCAAGGTCAGGCCTGAGCCAAAAGTGTGAAAGCTGTTTTGTAGGACTCACTTAGCCAAGTAGCTCTCTCAACTAATCCAAGGGCAGTAAGGAGTATTGAGACATGATACTGGTGAGAGGGAATGAATAAATGCAATACCTGTACCTTTCTGACATTATTATTTAGAATGAGTGTTGCTAAACTGCCCAAAAAATAACCCTGCGGTCCCAAATTCTCTTGTTATTTTCCAGAGGCAATATCAAAAAACAGCAGAACAAAAGGCTAAACATCTACTAAATTAAGATGAAAATGCTAATGTTTTGTTTTATAGTTTGTCATTCCATTCTGAAAAAAAACAGGGGCTCCTATCTAAGATTCAAATCCACAGATATTTGGGCCTATCCAACCAAAATCCTAACCTCACCCATTGTGTCTAGGAACAATTTAATGTCACAGTACGCTCCCTAGTGTGAATGTGTTTACCTCATGACCTGGCCTGTTGAGTGGCGTCTCCCCTGGTTGAGGAACCTGCACACTTCAGGACCCTGGAGGCTGCTCCTCCGACTCATCATCCTGACCTGGCTCATGACATCACTCAGCTCTGATGTCATCGAACCAGGGCTCTCGTCCTCGTCGGACAGGCCGGACGGATCCTCGTTTTCTGGGATCTGGGGAAACAGAGGTGATCTCATTGGTCGAACCTGATCCTACTGATCCAATAGCACCACCCTTAGGACAACTGCAGAATCAAATCTCCTGCAGGGAAACGCCTTACTACTGTAGCAATCACAgggggttggtggcaccttaattggcgaggacaggctcatagtaatggctggaacggaatgaatggaatggaattgaaCTCATCAAACAAAcagtttctatgtgtttgataccattccattcatatacttttatttacaaagccattttgggtttaccaGCTTTTTATTTggccatttttattgttcagaaatatgGTGGGTTCTCTCTTCgctcgctggactttatcctgctaactgttccaaatgtcccaactgaatttggtaaaagggcttttatgtactctgcgccatcgtcttggaacgccttacaaaatacttttacactggaagaacttgtcccgattggtatttttaaatcactgatgaatgatcttgagactgattccctgacctgtcaatgtatTTAATTTGCTGTtcatgattttgttatactcctgtgaattctatggtttttactagattacttgtaatTTTTCATGTTTGTCTGTCATTTTTgcaatgacttggtgctgcctatcttggccaggacactcttgaaaaatagattttaaatctcaatgagcccttcctggttaaacaaggttaaataaataaatataaatataaattcaCTCCGTTCCAGTGATTATTATGAGcagtcctcccctcaacagcctcctgtgGTATCAATCCATGATATCGCTCACTCTCTCAAATTCTCACAGTACTTCACTGAGTCTAGTACGAGAGGGGCAAATGTGGTTGTTTTTTGTAGTGTTGTGTGTTAGTTATATGGATTAATACTGGAATCTGACGGTGACCCaatctctccacaccttctccaGTTGCCTGCTCTCTTTCCCCTTCAGTCCCATCCTCACTTCCTCAGAGGGCGGAGTCAGGCCTGGTGGAGGTGACGGGTGGGGTTTAGATTGGGAAAAAGAGCCAATCACAGCCTCAGTGGTGGGCACTGAGCCTGAGACAAATCGAGATCAGATTAGAGATTAGAATAGGACAGGTGAAAACAGTGATACATAAATGaaaagacaccacacacacaaacacacacacacacacacacacacacacacacacacacacacacacaccatggtcgGAGAGGCGAAGTTGCTGCAGCAGCATGTTGAGCCAGTAGTTGGTCAGCCCGTTGCCAGCCAACCTAGGGTCAGAGTTCATCTTGGTTGTCATGGCGACCTCGCTGGACTCCAGCCCTAGCAGCAGCCTCCGAGCCTCGTACAGACTGGAGATGTTCCTCTCCAGACCCTTTACCACCACTGACTGGGAAATGTAGTCCAACACACAAAACAATGGGAGAATCTCATTGCACTCctcatgtcctctgtcctctctccccacctccttctcaaaacccattggatgcgatggtcagaggggagggacctctttctcatccaatggattttgagaaggaggcatggagagaggacgcgaggagtatgcaattgagattctccccatGTCATACAAACCAGGAAATATAGtccaacacagtacagtacttcaGCAGACACTAAAGTACCAAACATTTAGCAATAATATGACTATAACACTTGCTATAGCACTATTGTACCTTGGCGGTCTGTTTGACTTTGGGTTTGACGCTGATGAAGACACCCAGACTCTGcatcatttgagccagtttccgAGGGTCTGCCTCCCCATCCTCACGCATGTCAAACatcagacacacaggcagacagtccTGTAGAACGGCAACAGGGGGTTTTCTTACGGGTCCTCTCTTAGAAAACTCTCCACACTGAACAAGGTTCCACTTTTACCTCAAATCTAATTGTCTGTCTGTTTGAatcaaataatcaaatcaaaataaaaatgCCAAATTTGACCGCTCCTAACCATGAGTTGCTGCCTGGCCAGACACACTCCGTCTGGGCTTCCCTGGATGAGCAGTGAGGGGGGGTTCTGTGGGGCGCTGAGGTCTGGCAGAActatctgggtctgggtctggtgcATGACCCCCAGGAAGTGGGCTCCGTTCTGCCCCAGCAGGAAGAGGTGCTGCTGGGAGGTCACATCCAGCTGGGTGCTGACCACCCCCATGACCCCACCCTGACCCCCAGCCCCGAGCTCTGACCCCAGCAGCAGCTCCATCAGCACACAGACCGCCTTCTGTTAGGgttcagagggagagggagagggagagggaaagggagagggagagggagagagagagagagacagagacagagacagagacagagacagagagagagagagagagagacagagacagagacagagacagagagagagacagagacagagacagagagataatatgacatttgaaatgtcttattcttttgaaacttttgtgtgtttaatgtttaatgtacattttttattgtttatttcactttttatttattatctgtttcacttgctttggcaacgtagaCATATGGTTCCCATGCTAGTAAAGCCCCTgacattgaaattgaattgacattgaattgagagagagagagacagagggggagagagagagagagacagagagacagagacagagagagagagacagagacagagagacagagacagagagacagagagacagagggggagagagagagagagacagagagacagagacagagagacagagacagagacagagagacagagacagagagacagagacagagagagagagacagagacagagacagagacagagacagagacagagagacagagacagagagagagagacagagacagagagacagagagacagagacagagagacagagacagagacagagagacagagacaga includes the following:
- the bicc2 gene encoding bicaudal C homolog 2 isoform X5, giving the protein MVETNTQVKWPSKLKIGAKSKKDPHVKVDGKRANVLEAKKKILELLEPKVNKVTLKMDVAHTEHSHVIGKGGGNIKKVMEMTSCHIHFPDSNRHNATGEKSNQVSIAGPVQGVEAARKRIRDLQPLVLTFDLPVTLVSQALPDAASPVIQQVAQALGVSVSFRAQPRLYSSCCVVRALQGNSVAIKKAVCVLMELLLGSELGAGGQGGVMGVVSTQLDVTSQQHLFLLGQNGAHFLGVMHQTQTQIVLPDLSAPQNPPSLLIQGSPDGVCLARQQLMDCLPVCLMFDMREDGEADPRKLAQMMQSLGVFISVKPKVKQTAKSVVVKGLERNISSLYEARRLLLGLESSEVAMTTKMNSDPRLAGNGLTNYWLNMLLQQLRLSDHGSVPTTEAVIGSFSQSKPHPSPPPGLTPPSEEVRMGLKGKESRQLEKIPENEDPSGLSDEDESPGSMTSELSDVMSQVRMMSRRSSLQGPEVCRFLNQGRRHSTGQVMRLLDGEKEGGRSERHNSLREMEGGRGDSRRNSLREIGGERSDTRRNSLMRDLTPNHDTLTDVSRNEDYDYEMKKLLATRAMQRNPVVTEVRTPTDTWSGLGFSKSMPAEAVKELRNVSRRSYKPYLANTGQQQQTWGPQNVKEKVSNGSNSENWRDRRGSSSPIFPSPSSSSSSSPSNFSSSFSSTSSFPAFASSTNRPRNDKTSESFLSCSNYFECMSSVRALTASQLSSSPQPTDDLPELLSQLGMGKYIDVFQQQEIDFQTFLTLSDEDLKEVGVSTFGARRKMLLAISDLNKSKRKLSETPAVKPGYLEGGASGRLPRIIDEDTAAQRNHW
- the bicc2 gene encoding bicaudal C homolog 2 isoform X2, with protein sequence MATTTEERSPLPTQIEPNRPGPEPILSQLEQYQPHLEPRLECSLEPSPGPILNQNQTLSQTPFPSPSHRDREEEEDEDEEEGGNSGPGPEPVVGEHSDPEWVEERFRIDRKKLEAMLYAPRHGEGLTGEEFFERVMVETNTQVKWPSKLKIGAKSKKDPHVKVDGKRANVLEAKKKILELLEPKVNKVTLKMDVAHTEHSHVIGKGGGNIKKVMEMTSCHIHFPDSNRHNATGEKSNQDLQPLVLTFDLPVTLVSQALPDAASPVIQQVAQALGVSVSFRAQPRLYSSCCVVRALQGNSVAIKKAVCVLMELLLGSELGAGGQGGVMGVVSTQLDVTSQQHLFLLGQNGAHFLGVMHQTQTQIVLPDLSAPQNPPSLLIQGSPDGVCLARQQLMDCLPVCLMFDMREDGEADPRKLAQMMQSLGVFISVKPKVKQTAKSVVVKGLERNISSLYEARRLLLGLESSEVAMTTKMNSDPRLAGNGLTNYWLNMLLQQLRLSDHGSVPTTEAVIGSFSQSKPHPSPPPGLTPPSEEVRMGLKGKESRQLEKIPENEDPSGLSDEDESPGSMTSELSDVMSQVRMMSRRSSLQGPEVCRFLNQGRRHSTGQVMRLLDGEKEGGRSERHNSLREMEGGRGDSRRNSLREIGGERSDTRRNSLMRDLTPNHDTLTDVSRNEDYDYEMKKLLATRAMQRNPVVTEVRTPTDTWSGLGFSKSMPAEAVKELRNVSRRSYKPYLANTGQQQQTWGPQNVKEKVSNGSNSENWRDRRGSSSPIFPSPSSSSSSSPSNFSSSFSSTSSFPAFASSTNRPRNDKTSESFLSCSNYFECMSSVRALTASQLSSSPQPTDDLPELLSQLGMGKYIDVFQQQEIDFQTFLTLSDEDLKEVGVSTFGARRKMLLAISDLNKSKRKLSETPAVKPGYLEGGASGRLPRIIDEDTAAQRNHW
- the bicc2 gene encoding bicaudal C homolog 2 isoform X6 codes for the protein MATTTEERSPLPTQIEPNRPGPEPILSQLEQYQPHLEPRLECSLEPSPGPILNQNQTLSQTPFPSPSHRDREEEEDEDEEEGGNSGPGPEPVVGEHSDPEWVEERFRIDRKKLEAMLYAPRHGEGLTGEEFFERVMVETNTQVKWPSKLKIGAKSKKDPHVKVDGKRANVLEAKKKILELLEPKVNKVTLKMDVAHTEHSHVIGKGGGNIKKVMEMTSCHIHFPDSNRHNATGEKSNQVSIAGPVQGVEAARKRIRDLQPLVLTFDLPVTLVSQALPDAASPVIQQVAQALGVSVSFRAQPRLYSSCCVVRALQGNSVAIKKAVCVLMELLLGSELGAGGQGGVMGVVSTQLDVTSQQHLFLLGQNGAHFLGVMHQTQTQIVLPDLSAPQNPPSLLIQGSPDGVCLARQQLMDCLPVCLMFDMREDGEADPRKLAQMMQSLGVFISVKPKVKQTAKSVVVKGLERNISSLYEARRLLLGLESSEVAMTTKMNSDPRLAGNGLTNYWLNMLLQQLRLSDHGSVPTTEAVIGSFSQSKPHPSPPPGLTPPSEEVRMGLKGKESRQLEKIPENEDPSGLSDEDESPGSMTSELSDVMSQVRMMSRRSSLQGPEVCRFLNQGRRHSTGQVMRLLDGEKEGGRSERHNSLREMEGGRGDSRRNSLREIGGERSDTRRNSLMRDLTPNHDTLTDVSRNEDYDYEMKKLLATRGFSHTERYFWTCRGVLPRGTHLAAAPGLMSFHHMSLAWVTCHCLLLRDEVARVCYSDQ